Below is a genomic region from Arthrobacter sp. Marseille-P9274.
GGTCTGCGATTCCGACTCGTCCAACATCAATACAACCTATTAATTTCCCCTCGTCAAAAATAAGGTTATCAAGTGAGAAATCACCATGAGTGACGACTGAATCCGGTGAGAATGGCAAAAGCTTATGCATTTCTTTCCAGACTTGTTCAACAGGCCAGCCATTACGCTCGTCATCAAAATCACTAGCATCAACCAAACCGTTATTCATTCGTGATTGCGCCTGAGCGAGACGAAATACGCGATCGCTGTTAAAAGGACAATTACAAACAGGAATCGAATGCAACCGGCGCAGGAACACTGCCAGCGCATCAACAATATTTTCACCTGAATCAGGATATTCTTCTAATACCTGGAATGCTGTTTTCCCGGGGATCGCAGTGGTGAGTAACCATGCATCATCAGGAGTACGGATAAAATGCTTGATGGTCGGAAGAGGCATAAATGCCGTCAGCCAGTTTAGTCTGACCATCTCATCTGTAACATCATTGGCAACGCTACCTTTGCCATGTTTCAGAAACAACTCTGGCGCATTGGGCTTCCCATACAATCGATAGATTGTCGCACCTGATTGCCCGACATTATCGCGAGCCCATCTATACCCATATAAATCAGCATCCAGGTTGGAATTTAATCGCGGCCTCGAGCAAGACGTTTCCCGTTGAATATGGCTCATAACACCCCTTGTATTACTGTTTATGTAAGCAGACAGTTTTATTGTTCATGATGATATATTTTTATCGGCACTGTTGCAAATAGTCGGTGGTGATAAACTTATCATCCCCTTTTGCTGATGGAGCTGCACATGAACCCATGGCGGATTCAAGTACGAAGCGCAACAAAGATGAACCCGGTGACGGGTGGCTGAGGATGCCAAGGCATCATGGCCGCTCAAACCGCCAAGTCCAAGTTGCCCGATGTACAAGCACCTCAGCCGAGAAGAACGATACCAAATCCACAGTCTCTTGAAAGCCAATCACACCATCAGCGAGATTGCCCGCCTGCTGGGTCGAAGCCGCAGCACCATCAGCCGCGAATTGAACCGCGGTCGTGGTCAGCGCGGGTACCGCGCTGAGCAGGCGTGCCGCAAGGCAGCCCAACGAGCGCAGCGCAGCCGCAACGCCCGACGCGTGAGTGCTCAGGTCTGGGGCGATGTAGTGTTCTACCTTGGACTGCAATGGAGTCCTGAGCAGATTGCCCAGAAGGTTGCAGTCAGCCACGAGAGCGTGTACCTGCGTGTCTATGCGGACAAGGCCGCTGGTGGCAAGCTGCACCAGAACCTGCGCAGTCAAAAACCTCGGCGCAAACGCTATCTACACGGCCGCGACAGACGCGGGCAAATCCCCAACAGACGCCCGATCAGCGAGCGGCCAGGCCATATTGAAGAGCGCAAGCAGGTAGGCCACTGGGAGGGCGACACCGTCATTGGCGCAGCACACAAGCAGGCCATCGTGACTTTGGTAGAGCGCAAGAGCGGCTATGCCGTTTTGGCCAAGGTCAGCAACAAGACCGCTGATCTGGTGGGCCAAGCCATTGAGGACAAACTGGGGCCCTTGGCTGCGCGGGTGAAGACGTTGACGGTGGACAACGTCCTATGTCGGGAAGCAGCGGCGGGTTTTGGCCAGCAGATATCCATGCGCCGACAACCATCGGCGCGGCATGCAATCTGAGCCAGATGGCTCCCACCGTCAACGGGATCGCTCCCTGCC
It encodes:
- a CDS encoding aminoglycoside O-phosphotransferase APH(3')-Ia, translating into MSHIQRETSCSRPRLNSNLDADLYGYRWARDNVGQSGATIYRLYGKPNAPELFLKHGKGSVANDVTDEMVRLNWLTAFMPLPTIKHFIRTPDDAWLLTTAIPGKTAFQVLEEYPDSGENIVDALAVFLRRLHSIPVCNCPFNSDRVFRLAQAQSRMNNGLVDASDFDDERNGWPVEQVWKEMHKLLPFSPDSVVTHGDFSLDNLIFDEGKLIGCIDVGRVGIADRYQDLAILWNCLGEFSPSLQKRLFQKYGIDNPDMNKLQFHLMLDEFF
- a CDS encoding IS30 family transposase is translated as MYKHLSREERYQIHSLLKANHTISEIARLLGRSRSTISRELNRGRGQRGYRAEQACRKAAQRAQRSRNARRVSAQVWGDVVFYLGLQWSPEQIAQKVAVSHESVYLRVYADKAAGGKLHQNLRSQKPRRKRYLHGRDRRGQIPNRRPISERPGHIEERKQVGHWEGDTVIGAAHKQAIVTLVERKSGYAVLAKVSNKTADLVGQAIEDKLGPLAARVKTLTVDNVLCREAAAGFGQQISMRRQPSARHAI